One Paroedura picta isolate Pp20150507F chromosome 16, Ppicta_v3.0, whole genome shotgun sequence genomic region harbors:
- the LOC143826788 gene encoding asialoglycoprotein receptor 1-like translates to MQVKRGSAGFPPHQSWGQRVCPGSRLLLALLGFLALAGLLTVVFGITGHRAGSDLKRMEETLQKANRSVSTEMGALKQEEADDLKKVVQLDQMVRHLIAEMAQVKSDVQGKVDSLRKTLKAVNCDLQDVKQNRSAGNTPCCLAGWDYFSRSCYWVSKAEKDWEEAKADCENKDAHLVIITSYLEQQFVAQRTKPRYTWIGLSSSSRTWKWVDGTTYTVRRIDWKPREPYDIPGTRCAYLHRDGLWSSEFCVRRYSWVCEMNLKG, encoded by the exons ATGCAGGTGAAAAGAG GCTCTGCGGGATTCCCTCCCCACCAGTCCTGGGGCCAGCGGGTCTGCCCGGGCAGCCGACTcctcctggccctgctgggaTTCCTCGCTCTGGCCGGACTCCTGACGGTCGTCTTCGGCATCACCG gtcacagGGCTGGCAGCGATCTGAAGAGGATGGAGGAGACCCTCCAGAAGGCCAACCGCTCCGTCTCCACAGAGATGGGGGCTCTGAAGCAGGAGG AGGCAGATGATTTGAAGAAAGTGGTCCAATTGGACCAAATGGTGAGACACCTGATTGCTGAGATGGCCCAAG TGAAGTCCGACGTCCAGGGCAAGGTGGACAGCCTGCGGAAGACCCTCAAGGCCGTGAATTGTGACCTGCAGGACGTTAAGCAGAACCGCTCAG CCGGCAACACCCCCTGCTGCCTGGCCGGCTGGGACTACTTCAGCAGAAGCTGCTACTGGGTCTCCAAAGCGGAGAAGGACTGGGAGGAAGCCAAAGCCGACTGTGAGAACAAGGACGCCCACCTGGTGatcatcacctcctacctggagCAA CAATTTGTGGCCCAGCGCACGAAGCCTCGCTACACCTGGATCGGCCTCAGTTCCTCCAGCAGGACCTGGAAGTGGGTGGACGGGACGACTTACACCGTCCGTAGGAT agactgGAAGCCCAGGGAGCCCTACGACATCCCGGGAACAAGATGCGCCTACCTCC